In Methanofastidiosum sp., one genomic interval encodes:
- the phoU gene encoding phosphate signaling complex protein PhoU, giving the protein MREKFVEELRQLKSDVVEMSTLSKEMLKESLDALKHSDITIAEKVISQRRDIREYDYKIEDDAQRLIVLYQPVARDLRAIIATLKMNTYLTRIGIYSKDISKDIREISFNKEFPRLKSVIVMGDIVLGMLDDVIKAYQNEDLTIIDDMWKRDDTIDDLFHTILRECISYMIENPKSISYYTHYMLIARYLERCGDHVCKISEKIHYMVNGERIIIK; this is encoded by the coding sequence ATGAGAGAAAAATTTGTTGAAGAATTAAGGCAACTTAAATCAGATGTAGTTGAAATGTCAACCCTCTCTAAAGAGATGTTAAAAGAATCCCTTGATGCCCTTAAACATTCAGATATTACTATTGCAGAAAAAGTAATCAGCCAAAGAAGAGATATTAGAGAATATGATTATAAAATTGAAGATGATGCACAAAGATTAATAGTCTTGTATCAACCAGTCGCCAGAGATTTGAGGGCTATAATAGCTACCTTGAAAATGAACACTTATCTAACAAGGATTGGGATATACTCTAAGGATATATCAAAGGATATAAGAGAGATATCCTTTAACAAAGAGTTCCCTAGACTAAAAAGCGTGATCGTCATGGGGGACATTGTTTTGGGCATGCTGGATGATGTTATCAAAGCATATCAAAATGAGGATTTGACCATCATTGACGACATGTGGAAAAGAGACGATACAATCGACGATCTTTTTCATACAATACTGCGCGAATGCATATCTTACATGATTGAAAATCCTAAAAGCATAAGTTATTATACTCATTACATGCTGATAGCAAGGTATCTTGAGAGATGCGGAGATCATGTTTGTAAGATTTCAGAAAAAATACACTATATGGTTAATGGTGAAAGAATCATAATCAAATAA
- a CDS encoding phosphate ABC transporter ATP-binding protein encodes MENKEKKKDGSLVISNLDVYYSDKLAVNKVSLNIPKNKVTAFIGPSGCGKSTLLRALNRMNEEILGCRMNGKIIWKGINILDPKVDPVALRSKIGMVFQKPNPFPRSIYDNIAYGPRIHGIKNKNDLNAIVEKSLKDAAIWDEVSDRLEESAMGLSGGQQQRLCIARALAIQPDIILMDEPCSALDPIATTKIEDLIDELKTDYTVVIVTHNMQQAARISDYTGFMYLGELIEFGDTQQIFENPKHELTEKYIMGRFG; translated from the coding sequence ATGGAAAATAAAGAAAAAAAGAAAGATGGATCATTAGTTATTTCCAATTTGGATGTTTATTATTCCGATAAACTTGCAGTCAACAAAGTTTCCTTAAACATCCCAAAAAATAAAGTAACAGCCTTCATCGGTCCAAGCGGGTGTGGGAAAAGCACATTACTTAGAGCTCTTAACCGTATGAATGAAGAAATTTTAGGCTGTAGAATGAATGGTAAAATAATTTGGAAAGGAATTAATATCCTTGATCCTAAAGTTGACCCTGTTGCATTGAGGAGTAAGATTGGCATGGTTTTCCAGAAACCAAATCCATTCCCGCGCTCAATATATGATAATATTGCATACGGACCTAGAATACATGGCATTAAAAATAAGAATGATCTCAACGCCATTGTAGAAAAAAGTTTGAAGGATGCTGCAATATGGGATGAAGTTTCTGATAGATTAGAGGAGTCTGCAATGGGATTATCAGGCGGCCAACAACAGAGACTTTGCATTGCGAGGGCTTTAGCTATTCAACCAGATATTATTTTAATGGACGAGCCATGCTCTGCACTTGACCCAATAGCAACGACAAAGATAGAGGACTTAATAGATGAATTAAAGACGGATTATACCGTCGTGATTGTTACACATAACATGCAGCAGGCTGCAAGAATAAGTGATTATACAGGATTTATGTATTTAGGTGAACTTATAGAATTTGGGGATACTCAGCAGATATTTGAAAATCCTAAACATGAATTAACTGAAAAATATATAATGGGAAGATTTGGATAG